A genomic region of Sciurus carolinensis chromosome 7, mSciCar1.2, whole genome shotgun sequence contains the following coding sequences:
- the Bnip5 gene encoding protein BNIP5, with the protein METRRSPQKPLADRRAQSLDRSQAPRKDSGSGNCRCLSLPTTSYRRTLRRSSSDGARYSGSPAQPAEAQGTVTAALTLEEMRELLPSEQRPQQDTRKDKAQRRAQQGRLKAMLNFFLRTGPEEPKEKAGKRSKGKEEPTEPLEVPGEAALRKKAHDKKASRKKHTHRKLGAEETKGAQDQEAGGPEAGLPRTAVASWEESDLHPAGRGGHDSYLQSSLPIKVGGVGSSGISPQAAGPQPEEELKKLDQDAVIRRIVELLKKVGDQWEEEQLQVPQLQGALQNPAPVCRRQSQEKKSSLKRAFSLKKHGPEESRRAGTANVPSAEAQKPKKPSFLPMCVGSHRSSISSNPGVEEPEVCEALSADGEGPSPSEPPTQARCQGPAEELPLDGTSESNEFIQKILALLQDAEEQEGEQQPQVQEAEVAVENLAPVCRKKSQEKKSSLRRAFSHKKHGSKEPKRAGTVPEAWTPKRPSVLPLCVGGHRSSISSSSDPEGLESQEPSAAEGGAAGFSAASSQSRHRTPEGGPQPEDACESKELIISNLVELLQEVDGDLGNQIRRHPSFKRFFYEFSDSSLRKLVATLRRRQAHLPNGDGNLAKRPSPYAFGLVHEFAGNHSRTICSLMGSRGHYSQHNFTQFPSREAQPNLPSPECQSPD; encoded by the exons ATGGAGACCCGGAGGAGCCCACAGAAGCCTCTGGCAGATAGGAGAGCCCAGTCTCTGGACAGATCTCAGGCCCCCAGGAAGGACTCAGGGTCGGGGAACTGCCGATGCCTCTCCTTGCCTACCACTTCCTACCGGAGGACGCTTCGCCGGTCGTCCAGCGATGGGGCCAGATACTCTGGGAGCCCAGCTCAGCCTGCAGAGGCCCAGGGCACAGTCACCGCAGCCCTCACTCTGGAGGAGATGAGGGAGCTTCTCCCCAGTGAGCAGAGGCCCCAGCAAGACACCAGGAAGGACAAGGCCCAGAGGCGGGCCCAGCAGGGGCGGCTGAAGGCCATGCTGAACTTCTTCCTGAGGACAGGCCCAGAGGAGCCCAAAGAAAAGGCCGGCAAAAGGTCgaaggggaaggaggagcccACAGAGCCCCTGGAAGTCCCAGGAGAGGCGGCCCTCAGGAAGAAAGCCCACGACAAGAAAGCCAGTCGCAAGAAACACACTCACAGGAAACTCGGTGCTGAGGAAACCAAGGGGGCCCAAGACCAGGAGGCTGGAGGCCCCGAGGCAGGGCTGCCCAGGACGGCTGTGGCCTCCTGGGAGGAGAGTGACCTGCACCCAGCTGGCAGGG GCGGACACGATTCCTATCTGCAGTCGTCCTTGCCCATCAAAGTGGGTGGTGTTGGGTCCTCGGGCATTTCTCCCCAAGCCGCGGGTCCCCAGCCGGAAGAGGAGCTCAAGAAGCTTGACC AGGATGCTGTCATCCGGAGGATCGTGGAGTTGCTCAAGAAAGTGGGAGACCAGTGGGAGGAAGAG CAACTTCAAGTCCCTCAGCTACAGGGGGCCCTACAGAACCCAGCCCCAGTCTGCAGGAGGCAGTCCCAGGAGAAAAAGTCCAGTCTCAAGAGAGCCTTTTCTCTTAAGAAGCACGGCCCCGAGGAGTCCAGGAGAGCAGGGACGGCTAATGTCCCCAGCGCAGAAGCCCAAAAACCCAAGAAGCCCAGCTTTCTGCCCATGTGTGTCGGTAGCCACCGCTCCTCCATCTCCAGCAACCCTG GTGTGGAAGAACCTGAGGTCTGCGAGGCCCTGTCTGCAGATGGTGAGGGCCCAAGTCCCTCTGAACCTCCCACCCAAGCCAGATGCCAGGGACCTGCAGAGGAGCTGCCGCTGGACGGGACCTCGGAATCCA ATGAATTCATCCAGAAGATCCTTGCCCTACTCCAAGATGCcgaggagcaggagggagagcaG CAACCCCAAGTCCAGGAGGCGGAGGTGGCTGTGGAAAACCTGGCCCCAGTGTGCAGGAAGAAATCCCAGGAGAAGAAGTCCAGCCTCCGGAGAGCCTTTTCCCACAAGAAGCACGGCTCCAAGGAGCCCAAAAGGGCAGGAACTGTCCCAGAGGCCTGGACGCCCAAGAGGCCCAGCGTCCTGCCCTTGTGTGTCGGGGGCCACCGATCCTCCATCTCCAGCAGCTCGG ATCCGGAAGGTCTGGAGTCCCAAGAGCCTTCGGCTGCAGAAGGGGGAGCAGCTGGCTTCTCAGCAGCATCCTCCCAGAGCAGACACCGCACGCCAGAAGGGGGACCTCAGCCAGAGGACGCATGTGAATCTA AGGAACTTATCATCAGCAATCTAGTGGAGCTGCTCCAGGAGGTGGATGGCGATTTGGGGAACCAG ATCAGGCGGCACCCCAGCTTTAAGAGGTTTTTTTATGAGTTCTCAGACTCCTCCCTCAGGAAGCTGGTGGCCACCCTGCGCAGACGCCAGGCTCACCTGCCCAATGGGGACGGGAACCTCGCCAAGAGACCCTCCCCATATGCCTTTGGCTTGGTTCACGAATTTGCTGGCAACCACAGTCGCACCATCTGCAGCCTCATGGGCTCCCGGGGCCACTACAGCCAGCACAACTTCACCCAGTTCCCATCCAGGGAGGCCCAGCCG AACCTCCCGAGTCCTGAGTGTCAAAGTCCAGACTGA